The following proteins come from a genomic window of Brevibacillus antibioticus:
- a CDS encoding CAP-associated domain-containing protein encodes MRKQKITSILALSLSLALLGHFAPVLPISVASAAPQAVAVKTNNVYNLQLGMSPAQVEQALGKPARIDPSHTGVEWWIYNQDLNNYLQVGMQNGKVVTLFSNGAKLNLNGITIGSTTKDLQNSWGAPQDTLTIMPSLRIQKNTLTHPTYIQNNQVITFSIDQLGGNKVAGVRISTPEHFATIAIGLMYPISYTKLPELPKLTDAQIKQAALAYEKQNLDLLNVARQRAKLPVITWDEQVAVVARAHSQDMGQHNFFNHTSPSTGSPFDRLKKAGIRYSSAGENIAYGQLDGVEAHISWMNSAGHRQNLLNPKFKQLGVGIVMKDGRPYFTQNFVTR; translated from the coding sequence ATGCGTAAACAGAAAATAACCAGCATCCTCGCCCTGAGCCTTTCGCTGGCTCTGCTCGGCCACTTTGCCCCTGTCCTTCCTATTTCAGTTGCATCTGCTGCCCCTCAAGCAGTAGCTGTTAAAACGAATAACGTCTATAACCTTCAACTAGGAATGAGCCCAGCACAGGTAGAACAAGCATTAGGCAAGCCTGCCCGCATTGATCCTAGTCATACGGGTGTGGAATGGTGGATTTACAATCAAGATTTGAACAACTACCTTCAAGTCGGCATGCAAAACGGCAAAGTCGTGACGTTGTTTAGCAATGGAGCCAAGCTGAATCTGAATGGCATCACGATTGGATCTACTACAAAAGACCTACAAAATAGCTGGGGTGCACCGCAAGACACGCTGACGATCATGCCGAGTCTGCGTATCCAAAAGAATACCCTTACTCATCCGACCTATATCCAAAACAATCAAGTGATCACCTTCTCCATCGATCAGCTGGGTGGAAATAAGGTCGCAGGAGTACGCATCTCTACTCCTGAGCATTTTGCCACCATTGCGATTGGCTTGATGTATCCCATTTCCTATACGAAATTACCGGAACTGCCAAAACTGACAGACGCACAAATAAAGCAAGCAGCGCTCGCATACGAGAAACAAAATTTGGACTTGCTCAACGTGGCGAGACAGCGTGCCAAACTGCCCGTTATCACTTGGGATGAACAAGTAGCAGTAGTGGCCAGAGCACACAGCCAAGACATGGGCCAGCATAACTTTTTCAACCATACCTCCCCATCTACGGGAAGTCCGTTTGACCGTTTGAAGAAAGCTGGCATTCGCTACAGCTCAGCTGGTGAAAATATTGCCTACGGACAGCTAGACGGGGTCGAAGCCCACATAAGCTGGATGAACTCCGCAGGCCATCGTCAAAACTTGCTCAATCCAAAATTCAAGCAACTCGGTGTCGGTATCGTTATGAAAGATGGCCGCCCGTATTTCACGCAAAATTTTGTTACTCGCTAA
- a CDS encoding RDD family protein — protein MNQLPHDEKAHEPVSHEPYHEAHPQHSYAGFWIRVVASLLDSMFLIGISYLVFNPLRRVFSVPYASFHFIDLVEVLFDLLYMILLTWWTGQTLGKLITGIRVISARQARGNLSGGQVLLREVIGKFIASLVFGLGYLWVAWHPRKQGWHDLIAKTYVVRDRRP, from the coding sequence ATGAACCAGCTTCCCCACGATGAAAAAGCACATGAGCCTGTATCCCATGAGCCCTATCATGAAGCCCATCCACAGCATTCGTATGCAGGCTTCTGGATTCGTGTCGTAGCCTCGCTCCTTGATTCGATGTTCTTGATCGGGATTAGCTACCTCGTTTTCAATCCGTTACGGCGTGTTTTTTCCGTTCCTTACGCCTCTTTTCACTTCATCGATTTGGTTGAGGTGTTATTTGATCTCCTCTATATGATCTTGCTGACCTGGTGGACCGGACAAACCTTGGGAAAACTGATCACAGGCATCCGTGTCATCAGTGCCAGACAGGCGCGAGGCAATCTATCCGGCGGACAAGTATTATTACGCGAAGTCATTGGCAAATTCATCGCTTCACTTGTATTCGGACTGGGCTATCTATGGGTTGCATGGCACCCACGTAAGCAAGGCTGGCATGATCTGATCGCCAAAACATACGTCGTCCGGGATCGTCGACCATAA
- a CDS encoding ABC transporter ATP-binding protein, producing MQTLRQLSWFFRAYWKRYVIGISVLFIIDVLMLWPPKLIGDLVDSIRNSSLTDADLTQTVVILLVLGVSLYGLRFLWRYLLNGGALILERTLRERLFAHLTRMTPSFFHRKRSGDLMAVATNDIPAIEQTASTGVLTLVDALFMTLLTLGVMVTSIDWKLTLAALIPMPFLAWSTAYYGKLLHERFYLAQEAFGEMNDHVQQSVSGVRVLRAFVQEKADIEAYRRVSEKTLERNVSVSRIDALFEPTIGIIIGFSFLIGLGYGTYLVFTSAISLGDLVAFNLYLGLLIWPMFAFGWLVNVLQRGGASHKRFTELMVEQPDVTEAANPVTSQIANTVEARHFSFTYPGTDKPALTDISFRLGEGETLGIVGRTGSGKSTLCRSLLHQYQMKEQALFIGGIPIEGLAFDTLREKIGYVPQEHLLFSRTIAENVTFGKPQATTEEVMRALELAEMKRDLAQFRDGLQTMVGEKGVTLSGGQKQRISIARALLTDADILILDDSLSAVDARTEESILRHLRQERADKTTIITAHRLSAVQHAQLILVLDEGQIVERGTHDELMQRNGWYAEQYRRQQMEQDVAG from the coding sequence ATGCAGACACTTCGGCAATTATCTTGGTTTTTTCGTGCCTATTGGAAACGATACGTCATTGGAATCTCAGTGCTGTTTATTATCGATGTCCTCATGCTTTGGCCGCCGAAATTAATCGGGGATCTGGTCGATTCAATTCGCAACAGTTCCCTGACGGACGCTGACTTGACGCAAACAGTGGTCATCTTGCTCGTATTGGGTGTGAGCTTGTATGGGTTGCGGTTTCTCTGGCGGTACTTGTTAAATGGGGGAGCCTTGATTCTCGAGAGGACGTTGCGTGAGCGACTGTTTGCCCATTTGACCAGAATGACCCCGTCGTTTTTTCATCGCAAACGCAGTGGTGATCTGATGGCTGTGGCTACCAACGATATTCCCGCCATTGAACAAACGGCTAGTACAGGAGTGCTTACGCTTGTCGATGCGCTGTTTATGACCTTGTTAACGCTGGGCGTTATGGTGACCTCAATTGATTGGAAGCTGACACTGGCTGCACTGATTCCGATGCCGTTTTTGGCTTGGTCAACGGCGTACTATGGAAAGTTGCTGCATGAGCGCTTTTACTTGGCACAGGAAGCCTTCGGAGAGATGAATGATCATGTTCAACAATCCGTATCGGGTGTTCGGGTTTTGAGAGCATTTGTTCAGGAAAAGGCCGATATTGAGGCATATCGCCGGGTTAGTGAAAAAACGTTGGAGCGAAATGTGAGCGTTTCGCGGATCGATGCCCTTTTCGAGCCGACGATCGGGATTATTATTGGCTTCAGCTTTTTGATCGGTCTGGGCTATGGGACGTATTTGGTGTTCACCAGCGCTATCTCCTTAGGGGATTTGGTTGCGTTCAATTTATACTTGGGACTTTTAATTTGGCCGATGTTCGCCTTTGGTTGGCTGGTCAATGTGTTGCAACGCGGCGGCGCTTCCCACAAGCGTTTTACAGAGCTAATGGTGGAGCAGCCAGATGTGACGGAAGCAGCGAATCCGGTCACGAGCCAAATCGCCAATACCGTAGAAGCACGCCATTTTTCCTTTACATATCCGGGCACTGACAAGCCGGCACTCACCGACATCTCGTTTCGTTTGGGAGAAGGAGAGACGCTCGGGATTGTCGGACGGACGGGAAGCGGCAAGTCGACGTTGTGTCGTTCCTTATTGCATCAATATCAGATGAAGGAACAAGCTCTGTTTATCGGGGGCATCCCGATCGAAGGACTCGCTTTCGATACGCTACGGGAAAAAATCGGCTATGTGCCTCAGGAGCATTTGCTGTTCTCACGGACGATTGCAGAAAATGTTACATTCGGAAAACCACAAGCAACGACTGAGGAAGTGATGCGTGCGTTGGAGCTTGCGGAGATGAAGAGAGATCTGGCGCAATTCAGAGATGGATTGCAAACCATGGTTGGAGAGAAGGGAGTCACCCTCTCTGGGGGACAAAAACAGCGTATTTCCATTGCACGCGCTCTTTTGACGGATGCGGATATTCTGATTCTCGACGATTCACTATCGGCTGTGGATGCGCGGACTGAGGAGAGTATCCTTCGTCATCTGCGACAGGAGCGCGCGGATAAAACGACGATTATCACTGCTCATCGATTGTCTGCCGTACAGCACGCACAACTGATTCTCGTGCTGGATGAGGGGCAGATCGTCGAACGAGGGACACATGACGAGCTGATGCAGCGCAACGGGTGGTATGCGGAGCAGTACCGTCGTCAGCAAATGGAACAGGACGTGGCTGGTTGA
- a CDS encoding ABC transporter ATP-binding protein: MSKEKVWGRLTEFARPFQKQILGALFLLLLGTSAELAGPFLAKVMIDNHILAIQKPWYQLDEVPPQAAGQVASLNGTNYIREDVAAMTGLALDSIKQKEVTVLTEGTTYYLVFGKVNPNAEKQFTPIAPENSRERFEVTTKDPSGQKMTSTGIRLTAEEVKVMYQGDFLPIVWLSVGYGALILLSAGFNYVQILWLQKIAQRIIQQMRMKLFIHLQKLPVAFFDKTPVGALVSRVSNDTEAIRELYVSVLATFVQNGLYLIGILIALYILQPELAFFCFLTVPVLVLLVYVYQKYSSRYYAVIRAKLSDMNTTINEMIQNMTIVQAFRREKGVQKEFADVNEDYFKVRMKEINLESLLLRPAVDLIWKISLTLIVWYYGSTSFHSAISFGALFAFVDYMGRFFEPINMIMNRLSQMQQATISAGRVFEIMDEMTEKQETGAQIERPRGEVVFDSVSFAYQGDDYVLKNVSFTAQPGQTIALVGHTGSGKSSLMNLLLGFYPVTKGSILIDGQDMRQIDTHSVRSHVGLVLQDPFLFTGSIGFNIRMYKDTITDEEVKRAAKAVRADEFISKLPGGYDEPVVERGMTLSAGQRQLISFARALAADPAMLILDEATASIDSETELAIQEALHVLSKGRTTFIIAHRLSTIQHADQILVLSRGEIMERGTHDELMAQNGLYQKMYQLQQGSASVESA; this comes from the coding sequence ATGAGCAAAGAAAAGGTATGGGGGCGTTTGACCGAGTTCGCCAGGCCATTTCAAAAGCAAATACTGGGCGCGCTGTTCCTGCTCTTACTGGGAACGAGTGCAGAGTTGGCGGGTCCTTTTTTAGCCAAGGTCATGATTGATAATCACATCTTGGCGATCCAAAAGCCTTGGTATCAACTGGACGAAGTGCCACCACAAGCAGCGGGGCAGGTCGCCTCATTGAACGGTACAAACTATATTCGAGAAGATGTCGCAGCAATGACGGGTCTTGCTTTGGACAGCATCAAACAAAAGGAAGTAACCGTGCTGACAGAAGGCACGACCTATTACTTGGTCTTTGGTAAGGTGAATCCAAACGCGGAGAAGCAATTCACTCCGATTGCGCCAGAAAACAGCAGGGAGCGCTTCGAGGTAACGACGAAGGATCCATCAGGTCAAAAGATGACCTCCACAGGCATTCGGCTAACCGCAGAGGAAGTCAAGGTGATGTATCAAGGGGATTTCCTGCCCATTGTCTGGCTGTCTGTAGGTTATGGAGCACTGATCTTGCTCTCTGCTGGTTTCAACTACGTCCAGATTTTGTGGCTGCAAAAGATCGCCCAGCGCATCATTCAGCAAATGAGGATGAAGTTGTTTATCCATTTGCAAAAGCTTCCGGTTGCCTTTTTTGACAAAACGCCAGTAGGTGCGCTTGTCTCCCGTGTGAGCAATGATACAGAAGCCATCCGTGAGCTGTATGTAAGTGTGCTCGCCACATTTGTACAGAACGGTCTTTATTTGATTGGAATCTTGATCGCGCTCTACATCTTGCAGCCTGAGCTCGCCTTCTTCTGCTTTTTGACGGTGCCAGTGCTCGTACTGCTAGTCTACGTGTATCAAAAGTATAGCTCTCGTTACTATGCGGTGATTCGCGCGAAGCTCAGTGATATGAACACAACGATCAATGAAATGATCCAGAACATGACGATCGTGCAGGCTTTTCGTCGGGAGAAAGGTGTACAAAAGGAGTTTGCGGATGTAAACGAAGACTACTTCAAGGTGCGGATGAAAGAAATCAATCTCGAATCCTTGCTTTTGCGCCCAGCGGTAGATTTGATCTGGAAAATTTCCTTGACGCTGATCGTGTGGTATTACGGCTCGACTTCCTTCCACAGTGCGATTTCCTTTGGTGCGCTTTTTGCTTTTGTCGATTACATGGGGCGTTTTTTCGAACCAATCAATATGATCATGAATCGGTTGTCGCAAATGCAACAGGCGACCATTTCGGCGGGGCGCGTCTTCGAAATTATGGATGAGATGACGGAGAAGCAAGAAACGGGTGCGCAAATCGAGCGCCCGCGTGGAGAGGTTGTTTTTGATAGCGTATCTTTTGCTTATCAGGGTGATGATTACGTCTTGAAAAACGTCTCCTTTACGGCGCAGCCTGGGCAGACGATTGCGCTGGTAGGGCACACCGGATCGGGAAAAAGCTCCTTGATGAATTTGCTGCTCGGGTTCTATCCGGTGACGAAAGGGAGCATTTTGATCGACGGGCAGGATATGAGACAGATTGATACGCATTCGGTGCGCAGTCATGTCGGTCTCGTTTTGCAAGACCCGTTCTTGTTTACGGGAAGCATTGGATTCAATATTCGCATGTACAAGGATACGATTACGGATGAAGAAGTGAAGCGGGCTGCAAAAGCGGTACGTGCTGATGAATTCATTTCCAAGCTGCCGGGCGGTTATGACGAACCAGTTGTCGAGCGGGGCATGACACTATCCGCTGGCCAGCGCCAATTGATCTCTTTTGCACGTGCATTGGCTGCTGATCCGGCGATGCTGATCTTGGATGAAGCAACGGCAAGCATTGACAGTGAAACAGAGCTAGCCATTCAGGAAGCGTTGCATGTACTATCAAAAGGTAGGACGACATTCATCATTGCACATCGATTGTCGACGATTCAGCACGCCGACCAGATTCTTGTTTTGTCCCGTGGAGAAATCATGGAGCGAGGTACCCATGACGAACTCATGGCGCAAAATGGTCTTTATCAAAAAATGTACCAGCTTCAGCAGGGGAGTGCTTCCGTAGAGAGTGCTTAG
- a CDS encoding MFS transporter — translation MSQSRYTFWVLILAVGIAGVSQGLTIPMLTVLLEKQGVSSVMNGLNAAALYIGMVMVNPFLEIPLRRIGYRSTILWGLLLVTIATALIPMFSHLAVWFVLRLLMGVGDSGLHYASQMWVTKIAAPENRGRDLSIYGLAYGVGFSVGPLGLSVLHLGIWVPFGGLLVLYLIAFLLLSRIKNEFPAQIEQTEKKQNKYAFVLRLAWLALIPSFLFGFMETSLNGSFPVYALRTGLSIEWVSLILPSFVVGSIILQMPLGALSDRIGRKQVMLVCALVGGLAFFLFPFAGENIWLMMLLLAIAGAAVGSFYSLGLAFSADILPASMVPTAGIIAGVNFGVASILAPNVNGLLMDVWEPWTIFWLMGSLLVVFAAACLFFKQKTTQEQTYSMPLQKQG, via the coding sequence ATGTCACAGTCACGTTACACCTTTTGGGTGTTGATTTTGGCTGTCGGTATTGCGGGGGTAAGCCAAGGCTTGACGATCCCGATGCTGACGGTTTTATTGGAAAAACAAGGTGTTTCATCTGTGATGAACGGACTCAACGCCGCTGCCTTGTATATTGGGATGGTCATGGTCAATCCATTTTTAGAAATCCCACTGCGGCGCATTGGATACCGATCCACGATATTATGGGGATTGCTGTTAGTGACGATCGCAACAGCGCTCATCCCGATGTTTAGTCATTTGGCGGTCTGGTTCGTATTACGCTTACTGATGGGTGTGGGCGATAGTGGTTTACATTACGCTAGCCAAATGTGGGTGACGAAGATTGCAGCTCCGGAGAATCGTGGACGTGATCTTTCCATTTACGGGCTGGCATATGGCGTGGGCTTTAGCGTTGGTCCATTAGGCTTAAGCGTGCTCCATTTGGGGATTTGGGTACCTTTTGGCGGCTTGCTCGTTCTGTATCTGATTGCCTTCTTATTATTATCACGGATCAAAAATGAATTCCCAGCACAGATCGAACAAACGGAAAAAAAGCAAAACAAATACGCATTTGTTTTACGACTTGCCTGGCTGGCGCTGATTCCTTCATTTTTGTTCGGATTCATGGAGACGTCACTCAACGGTAGTTTCCCCGTTTATGCCTTGCGTACCGGCTTGTCCATTGAATGGGTTTCCTTGATTCTTCCGTCGTTTGTCGTGGGAAGTATTATCTTGCAGATGCCGCTGGGGGCATTGAGTGACCGTATAGGACGTAAGCAGGTCATGCTCGTGTGTGCGCTTGTAGGGGGATTGGCTTTCTTCTTGTTCCCGTTTGCAGGTGAAAACATATGGCTGATGATGCTACTGTTGGCCATAGCGGGAGCGGCTGTCGGCTCGTTTTACTCGCTGGGCTTGGCTTTTTCGGCAGATATTTTACCAGCATCGATGGTTCCTACCGCAGGAATTATCGCCGGTGTCAATTTTGGTGTCGCCAGTATTTTGGCTCCGAATGTGAATGGCCTGCTGATGGACGTGTGGGAGCCGTGGACGATCTTTTGGCTGATGGGATCGCTGCTCGTTGTTTTTGCGGCAGCTTGCCTGTTTTTCAAGCAAAAGACTACCCAGGAACAGACGTATTCGATGCCGTTGCAAAAACAGGGGTAA
- a CDS encoding GNAT family N-acetyltransferase: MQTIQRIAINEDTYLKQLELADAEELFLLTDSNRKNLMEWLPWLNYTKKVEDSRQFIQATIQQYNDNRGINYGIWYQGRLAGTVGVHTVDWINKKTSIGYWLGAQFQGKGLMTEAVATYLDVLIFGSWDLEKVTIQAATENDKSRSIPERLGFQLEGILRRNEFLYDHYVDHATYSLLKEEWLDWKTDKKS; this comes from the coding sequence ATGCAAACGATTCAACGGATAGCCATCAATGAAGATACGTACTTGAAACAATTAGAATTAGCCGATGCTGAGGAGTTATTTTTGCTTACGGATTCAAACCGCAAGAATCTTATGGAGTGGCTGCCATGGCTGAATTATACGAAGAAGGTAGAGGATTCTCGCCAATTCATCCAAGCGACGATCCAGCAGTACAACGATAATCGCGGCATCAACTACGGCATTTGGTACCAAGGGCGTCTGGCTGGAACAGTCGGCGTACATACGGTGGATTGGATCAATAAAAAAACGTCCATCGGCTATTGGCTGGGTGCGCAATTTCAGGGCAAGGGCCTGATGACAGAAGCAGTGGCGACGTACTTGGACGTGTTGATCTTCGGGTCATGGGATTTGGAAAAAGTAACGATTCAGGCTGCTACGGAAAACGACAAGAGCAGATCGATCCCGGAACGATTAGGGTTTCAACTGGAAGGGATACTGCGCCGGAATGAATTCCTTTATGATCATTACGTGGATCATGCCACTTACAGCCTGCTAAAAGAGGAATGGCTTGACTGGAAAACCGATAAAAAATCGTAG